Below is a window of Xiphophorus couchianus chromosome 1, X_couchianus-1.0, whole genome shotgun sequence DNA.
CCCTAATGCTTAGTCATAATGTGAACTTttactgagggaaaaaaaaaaaatcaacaagcTTCCATACTCACAGCCAAGTCGCTATAAAGATGATCTCCAAAGTAAAGAACCTTTGATCCTCGCCATCCGGTCAGTCTGAGGAAGTCAAACAAGTTaccctgaaaaacaaaacacaccaaGTTCACTTACAGGCATGCAGCTGCAGCATCTTGTAACACACCTAGAGTGAAAAACCGCACACTGACACGTATTACTAACCTGTTTATAGATCTGCCCTTTGTCCAAACGGTTGATCTTTTCCCACCGCAGGTCTCCGTTATTATCCAAGCGCCTGAAAGgtctgaaacaaaaagatgtTGCTGAGATCATATTCTGAAACTAAATGCCgagcagcagaaaacagatttgAGTGTTTTGCATGTTCTCTATCAGTTTTGTGGATTTAATGCTTGTTTGTTTAGGTTCTATAAACGTTAATACattacattatatttttctttctcaaaagaAAGAATTTATTTGATCTCTTTCttatggaaaagaaagagatcaaataaattcttttgtttacattgttaTCAGCTAGCTTCCATCCTTCTAtatcagtaataaaaaaaattataaatacacagaaTGTATTGGAAAACGCTGAATATTTGTCAGGCTGAAGTGAACAATGACGAAAGTTTGGtgaaaaaattatgattttcttggcaactgaaaaacaaacacacaagaccaggtttatttattaattttagagttttctttctttctttctttccttttaccAGCAGCTGTCTATTAAACTTAGAGTTACAACCTTGACATGATTATGCGAGTCGCTTTGCCAGAAAATTGATCCGAAGCGCCATGAAAATGGTCGGATCCGATGTGCGTCCCGTTACATCGGAGAATTTCTTATAAAACCGGCTCTTTTTGAAACCAAGCCTCTTAATGAAACTTTTCTGTAGTAATTTCTGATAAGGAATATATATGTTCCATCATCCATGGTAGAGGGAGACGCATTATTGTTTTCAATGAGGCGTAAGCTAATGAGGCGTAAGCGAAGAAGCTGAGGGTCAAAAGCAAAGCGCATGCGCGATTGGTGATATTTTAAGATGACAGCGCCATCTCGTGGTCAGCATAGCAACCTCAGCTGACGCAAGATGGCACCGTTTAAACGTGGAACCTTTTCCGAATTAAAAACATCCGAAAATACCAGGAGTTTCCTGGCAGCGGTTTCGTATAAATGTAGCCGGTTCGAGGCCACAATgtggcaaaatatgaaaaaggttTACTTTTAATCGCTACTTtcccaataaactttaaaaaatagcaGTTACTTACTTGATACAGTCGGTGAAGAAGTGAGGTTTATCTGCCTGCACGATAACAACATCAAAGAAGTCTCTCCAGTTTTTCCCCACCATGTGCGTCATTCCTTTATCCCTacacagagaggaaaaataCAGCATAACAACTTGCAACatggcttttctttcttttctttttttaacatttcctttCCTGTGAGTCAGAATGAACTGCAGCAGCCGGAGACCTCTCAGGGCTCAGACTTACACAAAGCTGAAGGGACTGTTGGTGATGAGGAACAGCTTCTTCCCCTGACTGACCAACCGATGAAGGACAGCGTCCGTCTCTTCCTTTCTCAGAATAAACTTGTCTGTGAGAGAAAACGATGCAAAGTGTGACTGAGTTTGTGCAGCAACATGCAGGTTAAGAACTAAAGCAGAAAAGAGAGGAAGTTGCTTCTTACCAAGGTCTTGCATGATCCACTTGTACATGTAACCTTTGAGATGAACCATGCCAATTGCTTCCTacagtgtaaaaacaaatttgtttataTTCTTCGCATAttcaccttgcaaaagtatttacaccttTAAGTTTATCGCGTTAAAAATACAGACCTGAGTaaaatttgtttggattttatctCATAGATTACAAAAGAATATTAAGAGCAACACAgaatcaacaattgaaacattacatttactttattctttttcGACTTTATTGTCGttgtattataattttattctcataattttatttaaacttttctttagtACGGCAtgactgtgtttttgtgtttttatgatgtaaagcactgaaataaaatttgatttgaagtcACGAAATTATAagaacaaagtcatattttgagaataaagatgtacaagaataaagtcataaaattaagagaataaagaTATTACGTTAATAAAGTTATAacaatatgagaataaagtcataaaattacaaaatagtcataatacaaaataaataaagtcataatagtTTGAGAATAGAGTCGTACAAGAATAAAGCCATAAATTTAAGAagataaagtcacaatattacacgaataaagtcataacaacatgagaatatagtcataaaattacaaaaaagtcaaagagaattcagaaaataattCGAAGAACAAAGtcgtacaagaataaagttgtaatattctGGATATTCTCGTAATGTTTCACTGTTGTGTTCAAGGTGACGTTTAGTTTTTGACCTCAAAGTGTAAAAAAGCTCCATTTTGGAAGGAGACCATCTTCTACATGCTTCCTGTGTCTCCTGTATGTCTTATGGCAAACTTCGaacatgacctttgaccttcctTTCAACATTGGGGTGTGGTTGTAACGAgacgaaatgtgaaaaaggtccAACGGATATTATTACTTAATGTAAGAActatattaaactttaaaacaagctGATTTTGGGATTCAGAGCGTTACATTTAGGAATCCTTCAGTGagcttttttttatagattttccCCGGGTGTTCCCGGAAAATGACACGTTTGTAGCTAAAGAGGAAAAGCACTGATTGTTCTTGGCTTTGCTCGTGAATGTTGCCACAGCTCAGCAGATTCCTGAGCCTCCAGCTGAAGGATTAAGGGACTGGATGTGAAAACAGTCACATACACACTCTGCCCTGCCCTGCGCTGCCCTGCCCTGCGCTGCCCTGCGCTGCGCTGCCCTGCCCTGCATTCGCTGCCAGCACTGAATGAACTACATGCTGAGGAAACGCAGAGGAACTCACAGAAACATCTTTGAAGAGGTGAACCGGGTCGTACTCGATGTCGTTGGTAATGAAGAAGTCGTTGGCGACGGCCAGGAGGGTCATCTCTGGGATGGAGAAGATGTCCATGAACTGCTTCACCTTCGGTCCCTGCGAACAGGAAgaagttattatttattttagggaCGCACGATATTATCGGCCGATGTTAGCCGTAAAATTTAACATCGGATATTCTGTCAAAATAGAATAGAAGAATATAcgttgggtttttttatatgacaaaccaGTGACAATGATGCCTGCAACAGTGTTGTCATTGTcttagagagaaaaaatgtcatgaataaatttgaaattaaagtgCAAGTTGAAAGTGTTGCATCATTTCCAGCGTCCTTTTTAGCATTTGCATTAGGCAGCAGGCTAAACTGACAAAGAGAATGCAGAATTTTAATTCCACAGTAAAGACAGACATGTAGTTTTGGTAAGTAGATAtaggaaaaaatattaacattgatATCGGTTATTggccaaatgagttttagtaTGTCGGCATATCGGATATCGACCAAAAATCCAATATTGTGCATccataatccttttttttttttattatcaatttAGGGTTCCAGCTAGCAACTATTTTAATAGTCAATTATTATGgcgattaatcaaataaataaaattggcaCATTCAGCAGATATTTCACTTAACCATGTCAacctttttatgcaatattagaagtactttaaaagattcaaataatACATagaatccttttttaaaataaaaaactaaacattttattgcttaaaatgcaacaacGCAGCATTCTTTTAGCATACGCTTAATAATTTCTAGCAGAGGATGAATCTGTAGCTAAAAAAATAAGCACTTTCTGCTTGAATCAGTACACTGTAGGTCTGATTTGTTGATTCATTTttggattaattgattaataactggatacCACAGGTGCTATGTTACCTGGTGAAGCTAAAATTGTTACTTCATGAGTTCtaggtagaacatatttacagacaattttattttttccattttaaatgcaaaatgtttttatattttgtacagttttggcttaatcaAGTTGTTCTTTCATCAACTGTCCTTTTGCTATGTGTTAACTATATAGTCCAGTTAACGTCTAACTGATTaccaaattagttgacaattatttgaCTAATCAACTCATTACGATTGATCTGATTACTCGACTCAGCCCAAAATGGATTAACATAACAGTATTAGCCACTATTAGGCCTCGTTGTAAACAAAGGCAATGAGATTACAGCCGCACAAAAACTTTTCTGCTTAagtttatttaggaaaaagttggatttaaaatgtctgcCCAAAGAAATAATGCCAACCTAACCCAACATTTCACTCATAATTGCTTTTGTTGGACTCATGTTGGCTCAACTTCCACGTCCAGTAAAGATTTCTGCCTTTCCTGACTGCGTGCAAGTCGGAGGAAATCAAGAACACAGGAAATCTTTCCAGAGAGTGCTTCAGAGATGGGAACGCTGCTTTCCAGCTGATTCATCACGCCAATGGGATAAACAAGATCCCCAAAGTTAGGATTTGGTCTTATGCAATGCTCCAGCCTGTCCAATATCTGAGAACACCGCCAGATTGCATCCTCTGCTTGTTTAGCCGTGGCCAGATGAGATTATTATCGTTATTTTCCTGCAGAATCTGCACCATGGTGAGCCCAGTGCCACACTAAACCGATTACACTTGAAAGAAGCGGCgagaaaatccaaaaacaaagtgaagtaACTGGAACACATGCCAGCTATTGCTCAAAAGTTGTTTCACAACTAAAATAATGTGgctgaggaaaacaaacatgattcgttaaattaaaaaaaacctccttCTAACCTTTCCGTAGAATCCACTGTCCTGCGACAGCGGGACGTGGAAAGTCCCCCCGTAGAGATAAAGGACCTCATCGTCCGACACTGGACTCAGACCCCTGAGGgcagcaacatttttgtttagagGATAATATTatctgacaaaacaaacaatgttttgCCTTGAGCAGCAGggaagcagaaataaatcaatgtgttttatttagatagAAAAGATCGGCAGCTCCTACCGGTACACTGTTCCTGGCTCAATGTAATGGAAGGCATCAATTTTCATCAGGAGTCCCTACAGAGGAGCGAAAAAgggttttatttgaacaaacagagaatttaaaaaaagttatctaTTGCGTGGATTAAACAGGGTGGTGATAATTATGACTTGCAGCTTATAATAACCCAAAACTCAGCCTGAGcatgcactgcaaaaccacaaaatcttaccaaatacttttgtctcgtttctagtgcaaatatctaagacaaaactaactcaagaggaacttttcagcaagatttaagagcttgtttaaagtaaattatttcttaatattgaaaTTTACTAGTTTAATTCACTTGTAACAAGatgtaagttaatttatctgccaatagaagttgtactttttcattaatatatcttactgaaaagttacttttgagttAATTTATCTTATTACAAgagtaataagatatttgcactagaaactagaaaataCTGGgcaggattttgtgtttttgcagtgtggagtAGAAGTTGGCGATTTGGACTTCAAAtttcatcacaatattttgtggtagtattgtgataacgatacaaactatttataaattttttaggTTGCTGTATTGTTGTGTCTGCAGCAATCATAGCTTCACAAACATTGCTCTTACATTCATATTTGTAATACGTTTCAGTCGCATAAAAAAAGTAACTGTAACTGaacttaatcatattttcatattaatttatatttattgatattttcattGGAGAAAATAGCAAAACTACCATAATTATCCCAACAATACAGATGGCTTTGTGGGAGGTTTAAACATTGTTAATTACAATTTATTGCGAcgaaaataaatccaaattctTATCATAAGAagtaatttattgtgataaataataaacaatacgATAAATGTCCATCTAGCATGGAGGCATGAAGCTGATCAGCCTGTGTTACTGCTGCTAAGCTAACAGAGTGCAGGTTGATTTAATAGTAGATTTACGTGGTGTAAAATTACTTTGGACTTGATGAGGGTCCTGAGAAACGATTGTTTGCTGGAGGCATGGACTCCATTTTAATTGGATTagattttacccaatcgctaacgcCGAGTTTCTCCCAGTGCTTtataaccctaacccttttgTGTCCTTCCCcttcttgtgtattttttttctggagaatTTTTAAATCAGCAGTTTTTCCCCTGACTGTGGAAGCCATGACATGGCAATAATCACttagaaaatgtcagtttttataAGTAATATTGTAAGTGTCTGTGAAATCTGGTCTTTCACTGGCTGCAGGACAAAACATgctaaattaacagaaataaacaactGAAATAATGCATAATGAATCTGACCTACATGATAAAAATtagtgaaatatatttttattgtattccTATTTAAGAAACACCTGCATACACACAGATTTTTCTGCAATAGTACATTTAAGATATTCACCTTTTGGATGTCATAGTGAAGACCTCGGACAGTAAAGTTGGGAATGTACTCATATTTTGCAATTTCCTCAGGATACTGCAATGCAGAAATACAAAGTGCATGAATTAACTCAACTTTAAAACCTCCGTTATTCATATTTTCCTTCCTCTACAAATCTGCTAGTTTTATTTCAATACCTTAAAGTGCTCAATCAGGAATCCTTTAGCTGTGTCGTAGATCAGAGCATTGAGCGCGTTGGAGTACTGAGCCAACGTGTAGTCGTAGTCAAAGCCGTAGATGTCCACTTCCTCCAAGCTGACCTCGTTGTTGGCGTAGATCACCGAGGAGTTCAGGCTTTTACACGCACCGGGAGGGATCAGgtctgagcagagagagagacagatggGAGTTCAAATACTGACACATCACATCAGACGGGACAACAATGACTCGAGTAAAGAGGGAAAGAAAACCCTGTGATTATGTGGGCAAGGTGAGGATTAACAGCGGCTGCTGATTCTGCACTTCTGCAGCGAGCAAAGAAGTTAAactctcctgctgctgtttttgtttcagccaGGGGCTGGCGAGCTCGGCGGGGATTGCGTAACCTGCCTGCAGTTCTCAGATGTCAACTGACTTTTGACCAAACTAATTCAGCCCAAAAAGAACATTCTGTGCACTGAAATGTGCGGCTGAAAGCCACTCCTGAGTGCCTTGTAACGCAGGTTACTTCTGCTTTATCCGCTTCCTGCCCAGCGAGTTAAGAAGCCGCGACACGATGCGAACAGATTCATCTGTTTGCATTCGGACGGTAATGCCCCCGCTGACACTGTATCAGCGAACACTACATCAGATCTATGTGGGAAAGTAGGTCATGACCTTCCCTCCTGGGACAGTTCAATGAGCGCCGCAGCTGGGCAGAAGGCGTGCGTTCAGCAACCCTCTGGCTGGACGCCCTGCAGCTAAAAGCGCCTCTCTTTTCACACAAAGACATTCATCCACaagataaaaatctgtaaaactgtaaacatgAAGGGAATGCATGACTGGCTTTCTAGTTGAGAATCTGCAGCAGAAGTCGGCGGCTGagaaaacttcttttttttttttttgtgcgcgTCAACATTCAGAGAGGCAGCGCACCCAGACAGGAAAAACACAGTGTACCCAGTGGCGTACTGGTACTGTACGTACTTCCACGTTCCACTGTAAACAGTGTTACAGGCACATTAGTTTACGTCAGagagaaaatctaaaatcatACATGTAAAACCGCATTAGCATTTCTGCAATAATGTAATAATGAAACCCTTATAGATGGAATAGCAAATCTAAGAAAAGCCGCCATGCTCCTTTTgagttttactgtaattaagcagttttgtttactttagAGGGTTGTTGCATTGGACTTCTACTTTGTTTGCAGATCTGCTAACAGTTGCAGCCAAGCCAATGTAAACAACCCTGTAATGCAAATATACTGTGCaagttttaaactattttaccGCCAAGAGGCAAAGTAGCACAACTTTGCGTAACggagaacattaaaaacaatatttgagcAACAGAGTTCCTTGCGGGTTTCTATGAGAGAAGATATTGATTAAGGTTAAAGTGTTGTAATCAGATTTAAGTTGACGCCCCAGATATAAGCCTCTAACATCAAATACCAGGGTTTCTCCTAGTGTATTATAAgtctggcgggccaccaggcttataaaacaaaccattgcttatttatttaaatattttttaaattgttagcgttttttaagactttatagttagTGTTCAGGCATTGATCTTCCcatcttttaataaaacatgattatcaaatgatattttaaaatttcctgccaattttttaacattttttaactcaaaaacacgacgggcttCTGAATGAAGCAGCCAGCCACCGAGCttggcaagttttctgggggaaaccttgtaaTACAGTTCAGAATTAAGGAcaaaattaagtcaaaattattaaacattaaTCCAGACATTCCTATTCaaactcaatatttttgttgcagGTCTTCCCTTCTTCCATGCATTCAGCTAATCAACAGCTGACCAGTGGCAGGTGGCGCTCCTGTAATTTCAACCTCACAGTTTCTCATGTTTTGTCAGGGagcaaaatatttccaaacagtcAAAAGTGTCTGACTTGTAAGGAGAAAGTGCACGAGACCTTTATTCATCCAGCTGGCTGGAACTGCGCAGCAACACACAGGGTTACAGCTTGGCCACAGAAAACCAACTAAATCTCTTGTTGGACAGAACTTCTAATTGCATCAGCTGTGAAGATGTAAGTTTTCTTTCCATAACACCAACCTGATGCCTATATGCTACAGATAACAACGTTttggttaataaataaaagagacgTAAACTATGAAGTATAGAGGTCATAGAGGtagaaaatttaaatacaacagaaaattgAGGGACTACAATATTATCCAAATTCATGCATTAAAGCAAATGCACACAGTAAAGAAAGAATTTCATTGTGCAGGGAGGCTACCACACACATAACAATAAATAACTGATCTCAAACGCATAAATctaattcatttttcattattatccAACTGAACACAGTTGGGATGATGCGTTTGTAGGAATAAAAATTGTTGGGAGTTTCCAGAAATGAATCCAAAAGGAATGGAGTCCTGCAGAGTGCCAGTGGTTTAAAACACAGATTCTGCAGGCAGAAGTCAACCAAGCATTGTTACTAAATAAATACTCTCAGTATTATTGACTGATGGCTAGTGGTTCATGTATTGCACAGAGGTGGATAAACTACAACACAAAGTTACTGTTTTAGTTGATCTGTGACGgtagaaaataaatgctgaCTCGTTGAAAACAACTTCAGCTCAGAAGTGACCAGCTGCACTTATGAACGAGCATAAATCTGCAAAATGAGGACACAATAGGGGAATCCTCAAACGTACAAAATGTCCTCGCTGGCTACAGATAAACATCTTCATTTGCCTGGTGACGTGGAAAAGGGGGTGCCTGCTTTCcgtggggtggggtgggggttACGAGGACAAAGGGGGGATCCTGTGCTTACCGTAAACCAGCCGCTTCAGGTCGTTGTAACGACTCCAGAGGAACGACGTCTGGTCCATGGGCGCCGCGTTGGACGTGAACGAGCGTCTCCTGACGCCGCTGGCGCCCGGGGCGCCCACGGTCTCCTTCTGCCTCTTCTTCTCCCCGCTGCCGCATTTGTGCGGCGGCTCGCTGGATGACGGCGCGTCTCCGCCGCTCGGCCTGTCCGTGTCCGAGCTGCAACTTTGCCCCTTGTTTTTCCCTATTTGCTTCGAGCCTGCGAGCGCCCTGCACGAGGTGGACAGTCTGTTCACGCGTGGAGATCTGGCGAGTGGAGGGGTCCTGTTGCCCCGGGCCCACAGTGTCCGTGTCAGCACGGTGCCCACGGtcttaaaagacatttttctgcacGGAGATATGTAAACACGCCTCGCTCCTGCTGCTGTCTGTGCTACTGCAGGATTCAACTAGcagcagcatgaaaacaaaccTCGCTCGGAGAGGCCACGCCCACTCAAAACCCCCACTAGTGCCCCACTGTGGAAGGGAAGGGCCTCTTATCACTGCTCCTATCATAAGCACTGACATCACCGCTTAGCTGCTGTTTACCCCTGTTATCTGAGTTACTGAAACAGCGGTAAACAGTGTTTATAGTTTCTTAATGTGTTCCGGAAATGCCTTTTTAAACGTGGTGGCGCTTTGTTTTCAATTCCTTTCAATTCATTGTGTTTTGTCGCGTTGCTGAAACGTCCGATACAAAAACTGACTGACTTAAAGGcatcacaaaaatgaaaaataagaaaaagaaaaataatatggaTACATTTCATGACAAAAATGCATCTAtaaggaaaagggaaaaaatatatttacatttcttggCGAAAACACATCTATAAGTGTATTACAATCCATTGAGATTGTAAATGgaaattaactgaaaaaagctaatgctaaaactcAAACACTCCCGCAGATGCTCTGCACCCAGTCTCACTGAGGTTGAGCTAATTTGGAAAGAAGAATTGCCAAAAACTTACATTTCTAGAAGTGCAGAGCTCCTTTAGTGATAGTCTTCTGCATCCTGGGTGCACAAATGAGCGTTAACCGCAGATCCTTCCTTCCAGCAGCTGTTAGATTCTTCCTAATATTTTCAAAGCATCTGGGTTTTATCACAGTTTCTTCAAAGTTTATCTGACACGTGGGAATAAATGCTTCATGAAATTGTGAGGTAAATGTAAGAATAGCTCTTAGCAGCAgattccagaggctccagcagaaCTAGGCACATGCAGGGTCACTGTGCTCCTCTGAGCTGGAGGCTGCAGACAGAACTGAAACACGGTGAGTCAGAAGAGAAACGCACAGACTTAAGCAGAGCAAAGGTTCTGtttccagaaacaaacatgcataaaaagtcagttatttgcacattttccagCTCTACACTGAGTTTAAAACTGtaggatttattatttttaatgacaggCAGCTGTTGTCAGCTGCGCTTGTGACCAGTTGAGATAACGGGACGTTTATCTGCGTGTTTCATCACCTCCTCATCTCCAGCTCAGTGAAATCTCAGAAGAACAATAGTCTGGTGAGAACAAATAGTTTTTTCAGTTCCTGTTAAACACATGGATTTCAGCTGTGCAGCTTTCTAATTCTCTCAGTGTTAGTAGGTGAAAGGTCACTGCTGCACGCGGGCCGGTTATGCACATGGACGGTTTTTACTCCTCACTCTGTTTTGtggaaatatgcaaaatgttgtttggttttgttacaccaaaaccacaaaaaccTCCTACCGAGACAAAGCTGTTATCGGGAAAACGTGCCTTTCCAAAATGGAGGCTTGTCACGCAGGATTATTGTGGCCTTCGAATGCTGCGTTGCCAGTGGGAGACGCCATGAGCCCATCCCCCCAAAACCAACAGCCTCcatgttttcacttcatagttTAACATAAGAACAACTTCTGACTGCATGGAGAGCATCTTAGAActtcatcttatttttatttgtgtctgggttttgactgggccattctgtCATTTTTGCGTTGATctatgtgtcaaactcgaggcctgtgggccaaatccggcccgccatagcttttgatgtggccctctagattctaaactaaacactaaatgtgcttaaatatcatgttatcaattaaatcaatgcagttttatctttttactgccaaattatagcaatcagtccctccaatttttgcaaattattgtgaaaattcacataaaatcaacaaatccccacaCTTTTTTGCACTAATACGTAATTGGGAGTTAATTGCAGATTTtccacaacattttttaaaaactttcacacttgtactaaacagctgcctcagccatAATTAAATTGAGATTACAGCCCACAATATTTACAGCGAGTactaaaaagtcaaatttaccatcataaataagtgcaaatattgcaaatatttccaaattagtaccacaaacactttgatttttattttttaaaaatcacaaaacaatcgtgaaatcctggaggaactgaaaatatgttcaatattatttcattttaagaatttgtgaacaggttttatcaatacattctggccctttaagagcatttatGATCTTGATtcggcccaaaacaaaaatgagtttaatACCTTTGATCTAGACCATTACAtttatctccatccatcttccatcaACTATAACCAGCTTCCATGAAGGAAAATATCAGCCTGACGTTGCGACATGTTGATCAACACGGCTGTTACCATGGCTTTCTTGGCCTCTTTCCTGATGAACCCTTTCTTccaaattttattgtattttgtttgacacttttatttgttaaaaacaatccGGGAACTTCTTTATACACCTCATACTTATGAGCTAGTTTGTGTTGTCAATACACATTAGcacaaagtttgtggttgactatatgtgacaaaaataattaataataataataataataataaaacagatataaatatgtttacaagGCCTGTATTTATCTGAGGTCCAGTCAAAGAAGGTG
It encodes the following:
- the nt5dc2 gene encoding 5'-nucleotidase domain-containing protein 2 — encoded protein: MSFKTVGTVLTRTLWARGNRTPPLARSPRVNRLSTSCRALAGSKQIGKNKGQSCSSDTDRPSGGDAPSSSEPPHKCGSGEKKRQKETVGAPGASGVRRRSFTSNAAPMDQTSFLWSRYNDLKRLVYDLIPPGACKSLNSSVIYANNEVSLEEVDIYGFDYDYTLAQYSNALNALIYDTAKGFLIEHFKYPEEIAKYEYIPNFTVRGLHYDIQKGLLMKIDAFHYIEPGTVYRGLSPVSDDEVLYLYGGTFHVPLSQDSGFYGKGPKVKQFMDIFSIPEMTLLAVANDFFITNDIEYDPVHLFKDVSEAIGMVHLKGYMYKWIMQDLDKFILRKEETDAVLHRLVSQGKKLFLITNSPFSFVDKGMTHMVGKNWRDFFDVVIVQADKPHFFTDCIKPFRRLDNNGDLRWEKINRLDKGQIYKQGNLFDFLRLTGWRGSKVLYFGDHLYSDLADLMLRHGWRTAAIVPELEHETKIVSAHRYAVTLTWLQALTGLMERLQTHRDPASKKVFLEWQKEREELRVMTKNLFNPQFGSIFRTCHNPTYFSRRLSRFSDIYMASLSCLLNYDPSYTFYPRRTPLQHEAPLWMDQLCTGCMKTPHIDDMASIR